Genomic DNA from Candidatus Krumholzibacteriia bacterium:
CCCTGCGAGAGCAATCCGAATTACACCGGCAAGCACGTCGGTTCGAACGAGTTTCAGTTCTACATCAACCCCACCGGCACGGCGCTCACCGACTCCATCGGCGAAGGAGCGCTCTTCTTCGCCCTGCAGTCCCATGCCAACCGTTCCCAGGTGACCGACGAGGGCGTCATCCGGACCCGTGCCTTCGATGTCGAAGCGCCCTTCATGCCCGACTTCCGTAACCAAGGCAAGCCCTTCGTCTTTTTCGGCTTCGGTTGTCACCTGAACGAGTTCGGCATCCCCAGCGAGGAGGCGTCGGCGGAGGGGGACGCCCTCGGCGAGGTCTACCTCACGGTGCCATCCAAGGGAGCGGTGGCGAGCTACGCCAGCACGGGTTACGAGTTCCTGGGGCCCAACAACCGCTTCCACGAGATCCTGTGGTCCGCCATCTTCAACAAGGACTACGCCAGGGGCCCGGAGGGCGGGGCCGTCGACTCCGACACGCTGCAGTCCCGTTGGCTGCTGTCGGCGTTACTGCAGGTGGGCGAGACCTCCGACGGCGACCCCGGGATCATCGACCGCCAGTGCCTGCTCGGGGATCCGCTGCTGCGGCTCGACGCCGGTGTCCCGCGCTTCAAGGTGGTGCGGCTCGTGAACGGAATCCTCACCGAGGACGGCCGCATCGGCGCCCTGGTGCCCTCGGATTCCGTGCGCGTCACCGTGGAGGTGCGGGACGAGCAAGGCATCGACTCGCTCTGGGTGGAGAAGCGTTTCCGTGACGGTCGCCGGGTCCCTATCCCGGCGTCGATCGTCGCCATCGCCGGCGTCGACACGGCGGCGCAGATACGGGCCAAGCGGGGCTACGCGGTGGCCTTCGCCGTGCTCTTCGACACCTGCGATTTCGATCTGGCCATTGGCGCCCGCGACCTCTCCGGCCGCGTCTCGGAGCTCTACGGCCGCGGCCAGTTCGAACAGCAGCTCATGGCCAACGGCTTGCCCGTGGAGAACGGCAGCGTGGTGGACGCCCGCACCGCCTTCCGCTACGTGGTAGCGAACTGCGTCCCCGATTCCACCCTCGACCTCGCAGTGTTCCTGGACGGCCAGCCGGTCCAGGGGGTGAGCACCACCCCGGACGAGCACTTCTTCACCTGGTTCGCGGACTTCGGCTGGAGCGTGGCGCCTGGAACGCACCTGCTCAGCTTCCGCCTCGACGGGCGGGAGATCGCCGCGCTGTCCCTCGTGGTGCCCGGCGCCTTCGCCTTGCGGGACGTGCTCGCCTTCCCCAACCCCTTCGCCGACCGGACGCATTTCTTTTTCAATCTGGACTCCGAGATCAGCGGCGGGCACGTGCGCATCACCGATTTGAACGGGCGTACCGTGCGCATTTTCGATCTGCGCGGCGGCGCCTTGCAGGACCTGCGTCCGGAGCCGGTGCCGGGCGGCGGTCTGGGTACCACGATGGCGCTCAACTACGTCGAATGGGATGGGACGGACAGCGCCGGAGAACAGGTCGCCAACGGCGTGTACTTCTACGACATCCTCATCACCGACGTGTCCGGACAGGAGATCAGGAAGCGCGACAAGGTGGTCGTGATGCGCTGACGGTCTTCCGGGGAGCGGCGTTCCCGCGCGCGGAACGCGCGGGTACGTGGATTGCAATGTCCGTCCCGACGACGAGGGCCCACGGGCGCAGCGGCAGGCGGAGCGGAAGCATGGGCGAGGGGGCCGGGCGCAGCAGGGTGTCCGAGGCCGAGACGCGACGTATCCTGGACGAGTTGCAGCAGCTCGTGACCGAACAGCGGAACGAGCGCACCCGCGACATCGATCTCGTAGACCTCGAAACCTGCCTGCGTCTCATCAACGACGAGGACCAGCGTGTCCCCGAGGTGGTGCGCGGGCAGATCCCCGCCATCGCCCGGGCCGTGACGTTGGTGGAGCGCAGCCTGCGCTCCGGCGGCCGGCTCGTTTACCTGGGAGCCGGCACCAGCGGCCGCCTCGGCGTCCTCGACGCTTCCGAATGTCCACCCACCTTCGGCAGCGAGCCGGGGCAGGTGGTGGGAATCATCGCTGGCGGGACCGAGGCGCTGCAGCGCGCGCAGGAAGGTGCCGAGGATCGCGAGGACGATGCCCGCCGCGATCTGGAAGCTCTGGGGCTCGAACGGCGCGACACCCTCGTCGCCCTCACCGCCAGCCGGCGCACGCCCTACGTCGTCGCCGGCTTGCGGTACGCGCGCACGGTCGGGGCGGCCACGGTGTTCATCACCTGCAACACGCCGCCCCCCGACATGGAGGCGGATGTGGTGATCGCTGCCGTCGTCGGTCCCGAGGTGCTGGCGGGTTCGACACGCCTCAAATCGGGCACGGCGCAGAAGCTCGTCCTCAACATGCTCTCCACCGCCACGATGATCCGTCTCGGCAAGGTGTACGAGAACTTGATGGTGGATCTGCGCCCCACGAGCCGCAAGCTGGAGGAGCGCAGCAAGGGCATCTTGATGCAGCTCCTCGGCCTCGCCTACACGGATGCAGCGGCCCTCCTCGAGTCGGCGCGCGGTTCGGTGAAGCTGGCGCTGTTCATGGGCCTCGCCGGGGGCAGCGCTGCGGAAGCCGAGAAGCGCCTGGCGGCCGCAGGGGGCGTCTTGCGTCGCGCCCTCGGGAAGGAGCCGGGATGAAAACCCGCCCCCTGACCGTCGCGGCCTTCGTGACGCTCCTCGGCGCCGCGCCGCTCGGCGCCGCGCCGCACGGTGCCGACGAACCGCTCGTGGACCTGGAGTCGCTCAACCGCCACATCGGCATGGAGTACCAGAGCGCCGTCACCTATGAAGAGCTGGTGGAGGAGGCGCTGGCGCGGCCGCTGGTGTTGCTCGGCGTGGTGCACGACCAGGAGTGCCCGGCGCGGCAGCTGCAGCGTCTCATCCTGGAGCTGCAGCAGCGCTCGGCGTCTCCCGTAGTTCTCGGCGTCGAGTTCGTCGACCGCGATGACGATGACATTCTGCAAGCCTTCCTCGCCGGCAGCATGGACGAGAACACTTTCCTGGCCCGGGTCTACCCGACGAGCCTGCTGCTCTCTCCGCAAGTGGGTCGATCGCACCTGGAGATCCTGCGCTTCGCACGCTTGCATCACATCGCCGTGCTGCCCCTCGAGAGCCGGCCGTCGGGGGCGCGCTCCCGGACGCTGCGCAACGCCGAGATCCGCTTCCATCTGGCAGAGCAGCTCGGCCGGCATCCGGAGGAGCGCCTCGTCGTCATGTACGGCGTCGATCATGTCCTCGGCGAGGACGACATCGCCGCCGGCTTGGGGACCGATCCCCTGGTGGTGACGAGCTACGCCGACAGCGTGCAGGAGCACTTCCGCCGCCGGCACGGACGGTACCCGCGGCCGGGTGAGGTGCTCCGCCTGCGCCCCGGCGTCTTCCTGGATCCATGCGAAGAGCCGCACAGCCGGCACTTGCTCGGCCTCGGGAGCGGCGAAGCCAGGGAGTGGTTGCTCACGGTGCTCGAGTCGGTCTACTTCGGCCAGCGCGACTCCCTGGAAGTTCTCGTGGCCGCCCTCGGCGATCCCGACGTGCGCTGGCGGCGGGCGGCGCACCACGCTCTTCGCTTCGCTTCCTCGGCCGACCTGGGCTACGATCCGGAGGCCGAGCCCGGCAGCCGCCGGGAGGCGCAGGCGCGCTGGCGCGCCTGGTGGGATGCGAAGCGAGCCGCGGGCCCCACGGCGCCCTGAGCCGTGCCGCGCTGCTCCTTCGCGGGTGCGGAGGTTCGGCGTGCTCGAGCATCTCCTGGCGCTGGCGCGCAAGCCCGAGCGCCGTGTTGTCGGCCTCATGTCCGGCACCTCCATGGATGGAATCGACGCGGCCCTCGTTCGCATCCAGGGCGGCGGCCCGTCGATCCGCGTGAAGCTGGAGCGCTTCGCCTGCTTTCCTTACGAGGGGACGCTCCGCGAGCGCCTGCTGCAGACGGCCTCCGGCGCGGCGTCGAACGCCCTCGACCACGCGGAGCTCGACTTCGCGGTGGCCGGGGCGTTCGCCCAGGCGGCTCTCGCCCTCGTGGACGTGGCGGGTCTGGCAACGCGGGATGTGGACCTCATCGGCAGCCACGGACAGACACTGGCGCATCGCGCCCCCGGCCCCGGCACCTTCGAGCCCCGGGCCTCGACCTGGCAGGCTGGTTCCGGCAGCGTCATCGCCGCGCTCACCGGCGTTCCCGTCATCGCCGACTTTCGCTGCGCCGACATCGCCCTCGGCGGCACTGGCGCGCCCCTCGTTCCCTATGCGGATTGGCTGCTCCGGCGCAGCGCGAAGGAAAGCCGGCTGATCCTCAACCTGGGCGGTATCGCCAACGTCACCTATCTCCGCGCCGGTTGCGCCCGCGAGGACGTGCTGGGCTTCGACGTCGGTCCAGCCAACATGGTGCTCGACTCCTTCGCGCGTGCCCTCCTCGGCCGCGACATGGACGCAGATGGAGCGGAAGCGGCACGCGGCAGCGCCGACTCGGAATGGGTGGAGGCTCTGCTCGGCGACGAGTTCTTCGCCCGGCCGGCGCCGAAGGCCGCGGGACGCGAAGAATTTGGCGGTGCCTACGTGGAGCGCTTGCTGCGCGAGGGCAAGGCCCGCGCTCTGGGGCGCGCTGCGCTCCTCGCCTCGGCGTTGGAGCTCACCGCCCAGGCCGTGGCGCGGGCGAGAGCGCAGCCGCCGCTGGCCAGCGAGCCGGTGGATGCGGTGTACGTGACCGGGGGCGGCCGCCGGAACGGCGCCCTCATGCGCCGCCTTGCCACGCTGCTTTCGCCGAGCCGGGTGCAGGGCCTGGAAGTGCTCGGCATCGACACCGACGCGAAGGAAGCCGTGGACTTCGCGGTGCTCGCCAACGAGAGTCTTCTCGGACACGCATGCAACCTGACCCAAGTCACGGGGGCGCAGCGGCCTTGCATCCTTGGCACCCTGGCGCTCGCTGGCGTGCCCGTGTCGCACTCCACCCCGCCGGAAGCAGGACGCCTTTCGTGAGCGCCGTGCCGCACCGTCGCCAGAGATGGCTCGTCTGCCTCGGGCTCGGGCTCCTGGGCTGCGCTTCCCGTCCCGTCCCCCTCCCGACGCCGGCGACGCCGGCGGAGTCGACACCGGAGCTGCCACCCGAACCCCGCATCCGCGTTTGCATCGCCGAGGCGGTGACCAGCGTTTCGTTCTCGTATGCCGGCAACGTGCGGCTGCGGCCCGATGCCAGTGAGGCACAGGATCTAGCAGGCACCGGGGTGCTCGCTGCCGCGGTGAAGGACGGCGCCATCCAGGTGCGCCGGAACGCGAACGCTCTTTGCAAGAGCGCCGCCCGCCTCGACCTGGAGCCGCTGGACGGGGCGACGCGCTGGCGCGTCGGCGACACCCAGTACCGTGGCGGGTTGCAGCTCGTGCGCACCGGCGACCTCCTCACCCTGGTGAACGAGCTCCCCCTGGAGGAATACCTGCGCGGCGTCGTGCCCTGGGAGATCGGCAAGCAGGAACCGTCGGCGGCGGCAGCGCTGGAGGCGCAGGCGGTGGCAGCGCGCACCTACGCCTACAAACGCATCGGCAGGTACCCCGAAGCCTCCTTCGACGTCTATGACGATGTCACCGATCAGGTCTATCAAGGCTGTCGGCGGGAGGATTCGCTGGCGAACGTGGCGATCCGGGCGACCTCCGGTCTCGTGCTGCGCGACCGCGACGGTCCCATCGAGGCCTACTACTCCTCCACCTGCGGCGGCCATACGGCGCGCATCGAAGCGGTGTGGAACAAGCCACCCGAAGCGGCGCTGCGCGGCGGGCGCGACGCCGCGGCGGACGGTGGCTCCTACTGCGCCGGCTCGCGTCACTTCCGCTGGAGCGAGTCCTGGAGCGGCGCCGGTCTCGAGCGCATCTTGCAGGAAACCTTACCGCGCGAGATGGGATGGCCCGTGGGCACACCGGTCGGGGCCCTCGTGGACCTCGAGATCGTCGCCCGTGACGAGAGCGGGCGCGTGCAAGAGCTGCGCGTGCAGACCAGCGTCGCCACCTTCCGTGTCCTCGGAGACCGCAGTCGCTGGGTGCTGCGGCCGCGTGATCGCGCCATCCTGCGCAGCACGCTGTTCCTCCTCGAAGTGGAACGGCAGAACGGTGCCATCGTGCGGGTGATCGCCTATGGGGGCGGCAACGGTCACGGTGTCGGCATGTGCCAGATGGGGGCGATCGAGATGGCGCGCCGCGGCATCGGCAGCGCCGACATCCTGGCGCACTACTACAACGGTGCCGCGCTGGTGCGCATGTACTAGCGGTGCCCGAGGAGGAACCGATGCACCTCGTTCTCGTCCGTCATGGCAGCGCCACGCGCGGTGGTCCCTGGGCCGACGTCGATCGCCCGCTCCTCGACGAGGGCGAACGTCAAGCGGCGCAGGTGGGACGCACGCTGTCGCGCTTGGGAGCACGGCCGGCGCGGTTGTGGACGAGCCCGGCGGCGCGCTGCCGGCGGACGGGAGAGATCATCGCCGCCGCACTCGGATTGGAAGCGGCGCAGGTGCGCGTGCAGGAAGAGCTCGCCGGTGGAGCTGGAGCGGCGGGCATCCTCGCGGCGCTGTCTCGCGCCGCGACGCAGAGCGAGGCGCCCTGGTGGATCGTAGTGGGGCACGAACCGGATCTCGGCATGCTGTCGCGGCATCTGCTGGCGTCGGCACACTCTCTACGCCTCGTCTTCGCTCCCGGCGCCTGCATCTGCCTGGATCTCGAGGATCACGGTTGGGCCCCGCCGGCGACGCTGCGCTGGGCGCTGACGCCGGAGGTCCTCGCGCTCGTGGCCGCTACGGGGGCGGAAGAGAAGCAGGCGCTCTCAGGAGCGCGCAAACGACCGGAGGATTCCAGCGAGGAAGGGCAGAGGATCCCGTGACGACCAGGGCGGACGCAGCGAGAGGAGCGGTGCTTCCTCTTGCAGACCGGGTTTTGCCAGGGCGAAGGAGCGCGAGAGTTGCTGCCCCGCGCGGCGTGGCTCCACCGCGATGCCGGTCAGGCTCGCAGCCCAGAGCGAGGGGAAGTCGACGCCATCCTCGGCCGCGAGCGCCCAGGTGTTGCCGGGGATGGTGCCTGCCGCTTGGAGATCGATCCTGCCAAAGCGATCCGGCCCCCAGATGAGGCGGGCATAACCGCGGAGCTGCCGCGTCCGCACCCAGGCGAGGCTGCGTTCCAGAACATCTTCGCCTTCGACGCTGGTCACGAGGACGAGCGGCGGCACACCGGCGACCCAGGCGAGGATGCAGGCTCCGGTGCAGCACCCAGCCGCGTCGACGACGAGTTGCACCTCGAAGGCAGGTTCGCCCCGCAGCACCGTGCGCCGGAGCGCCTTCTCCGTCCGAAATTCCTCCGCGTCATAGCCGTGCAGGTCGAGGGACTCTAGGTGCGCCAGCGCGTAATGCGGTTCGAGTGTCGGGCGCGAGGCGCGCAGGAGCTCGCGCCCGCGGCGCGAGCAGGGGATGAGGAGCGGCCGCGGCTCGAGATGGGCCGCGAGTTCCAGGAGCCGGGCGTTCCAGGCGAGGGGGTGGTGCTCGGGGTCGGGCAGGAGGTGCCGTTGGACACCGCGGGCCCAGAGCGCCGGCTCGAAACGGCGCGGCGAGAGCAGATGCAGCGGATTCCCCTGCCGCCGCAGACTCCACACGGCGAGCAGCGTCGCCGCGTCGGGGTCGACGAGCACCACCGGGTGGGGCGCGACGTGCTCGTCTGCACCCGGTTCGGGAGCCGGCGTTGGCTGTTCTGCGTCGGCGCGCGGCCACTCCTCGAGGCGTTCCGCTTCGAGGACTTCGCTGGTTGCGATCCGATCGGGCTCCCGCACGGTGCCTCCAGACCCTGCAACCCAAGGTGGCGACAGTGGCCTGATGTGGCGACAGTGGCCTGCCGAACGGCGGGCTCGCTGCACGGAGCGTGCCGGGAAATCCTGCCTGCCGCGATGTGGCGCGCGTCGTCGGGATGCGCGCACAGGATCGCGCGCCGCTGCGGTCTGGGGTACGCGTGGCTTACCGCGTCGACTACGCGGCGCGTTGACACGTATGGAATGATCTGTTAGCTTGCCTCGGCTCACCGAGTGCTGGATCGGGGACGTAGTTCAGCCTGGTTAGAACGCCGGCCTGTCAAGCCGGAGGTCGCGGGTTCGATCCCCGTCGTCCCCGCCAGCCCACCCTGCCGCTCTCCACCAATCCCCGCCACTTCCGCGACGCCCCTCCGCGGTGTGCCGCCTCAAGCGCCGCGCCGGAGCAAGAGCAAGGTCCGATCGTCCGGCGCGCCCGCTCCATCCAGGAAGCGATCGACGCGGTCGAAGATTTCCGCCGGGATCTCGTCCAGCGGCCGCTCTTGCAACCCCACGAGGATGGACTCCACCGACTCGTGATCGTCGAACATGTCGGGCTGACTGTCTTCGTGCACCACGTGCGCTTCGGGGATGCCGTCGCTCCACGCCGCGAACAGGCCCCCGGGTGGGATCTCTGCCGTGCCGATCTGGAACTCGGCGCCAGGCAATAGACCGACGGGCGGTCCGGTGGAGGCCAGGTGCTGGACGGCGCCGCCGGGGTCGAGGATGAGCGGCGACTCGTGGCCGGCATTGACGTAGTCCATGCGGTGAGTCGCCGGGTCGAGGAAGCCGATGAACATGGTGACGTAGCTCATGGAGTCGGTGGAGCGATACATCTGTGCATCCAGCCGCTGGACGAGATCCAGAGGATCCCGGCAGAGCTCGGCCAAGGAGCGGACGCCGGCGAGAGCGTTGGCCATGAGCAGCGCGGCGCCGACGCCGTGCCCGACCACGTCACCGAGGACGAGGGCGAAGCGCCCGCCGGCCAAGGGCAGCACGTCGTAGAGGTCGCCACCCACTTCGGTGGAAGGCTCCAGCTTGGCGCGGAGCTCGTAGCCTGGGGGCGCCGCCGGCGCCCGGGGGAGCAGCTCGCGCTGGATCCGGCGCGCCGTCTCCATCTCCTGCTGCATCCGGTCCTTCTCCCGCTGCATCTCCAGGAGACGGGCGTTGGTGATCTTGACCGCCAGGATGTTGGCGAGCAGCGCCAGATGCCGGAGGTGATCCTTGTTGTACGGCTGGGCGAACTCGATGGAGTCCACGTAGAGCACGCCGATCACCCGGGTGTTGTCGAAGAGCGGCGCCACCAGGGCCGAGCGGATCTTGCCGAGGATGACGCTGGCCTGCTGCTGGAAGCGCTGGTCCGCCTGCGCGTCGTGCACGAGCAGCGAGGCGCGCTCCTGGATCACCGTCTGCACCATGGTCTGGCTGAGGGCGAGCTGCAGGTTGGGGTCGTCCCCCTTGCTGCGAGCGGCGCGCAGCACCGGCTGGTTGTTGTTGTCGAGGAGGAGCAGGCAGGCGCGTTGGAAGGGCACGACGCGCTCCACCGTGTCGATGCAGACGCGAAAGATCTCCTCTTCCGGCTGGTGCCGCACCAAGAACTCGCCCATGTCCATGAGCACCTGGGAGAGATCGACGCCCTCGCTCTTCTCCAGCGACGGCCGCAGTTCCATCCAGTTGAGCTTGAAGGTGGAATCGAGCTGCACGTCTTCCCGGAACGCCGGCTGCACCGGCTGGTCGTCCACCTGCAGGCTCAGGGCGACGTTGCCGAAGGCGATCTGGTCGTTGGGTTGGAGGCGCTGCGCGGCGCGGACCCGGACGCCGTTCACCGTCGTACCGTTGCGGCTGCCAGAATCCTCCAGGACGAGGGCCTCGCCTTCGAGGCGGAGGAGCGCGTGCATTCGCGACACCGAACGGTCGGGAAGCGAGATCTCCAGATCCGAGCTACGCCCGATCCGCGTTTCTCCGGTGCCGATGGGGAATGAACGCAAGGTGCCGGCGATGAGACCGGTGAGTTTGAACTCCATGGGCGCCTACGGTAGCCCGGAGGCGGGGACGGGTCAAGACGGGGAGCCGTGCGCGCTGCGATCGCCGGCGGCGGCGCGATCGACGACGAAGGTGACTGCTGCGTCGCGGAGCGCGTGCGCCGGGACGCGGAGCGGGTCGGGGGCGGCATGCAGGACCTGTCGCAACGCCCAGGCCTTGCTCGCCCCATGCACGACGAAGAGCAGAGAGTCCGCGGCAGCGAGGGCGGGAATGGTGAGCGTGAGCCGCGAGGCGATGACAGGGGCCGGAGTGGCGACGACGAAGCGCGCGCGCTCTGCCGCCGCGGCGCTGCCCGGGAAGAGCGATGCCGTGTGGGCATCCTCGCCGAGTCCGAGGAGGACGAGATCGAGCCGCGGCGGCCGGCCGAGAAGCGAGCAGAGCAAATCTTCGTATTGCCGCGCCGCGTTGTCGAGGTCCGGGCTCCCGGCCGGCATGGGATGCACTTGCGAGGGCGGGATCGGCACCTGGTCGAGGAGCGCTTCGCGGGCCAGGCGCTGGTTGCTGTCGGGCGAATCGGGAGGAACGGCGCGCTCGTCGCCCCAAAAGACGAGGACGCGCTGCCAGTCCACGCCCGGCCAGGCGGCGAGGCGGCGGTAGACACCGCGCGGCGTGCTGCCGCCGGCGAGGGCGAGGGCGCAACGGCCGTGCTGTGCTTGTGCCTTGCCGATGGCAGCCACAAGACGCCGCGTTGCCTCATCCTCCACACTCTCGACGTCGGGGAGAACGATGCAGCGCATCATCGCGTGGACCTAGGGGATCACAGTTCAAGGCGGGCGGAGTCGAAACCCCACCCGCCTTTGTCTCCTGTGCGGCGCCCCGGAGCGTTGGGTTGAGCGCGCCAGGAGAAGAAACGGACTCACGAGTCCTCGCTCTGCCCAGGCAGCGGGAAACTCGGGGTCGAGACGAACCGTGGTGCGTGCAGTCTAGGCGCCTTCGCCCAGATGTCAACGGCCTGGCTCAGATCTCGGTGAGGCCGAGCCGTTCCCGGGCGAGGGCCGCCAGGTCGAGGGGGCTCCGGCGCGCGTCCCCTACCGGGCTCGCGAGCCAGCGGATGCCCCGACGCTCCAGGGAGGCGACGCGGTGCAGGTGCCCGCTCACCACCACGCGCACGTTGCGGGCCTTCTCGAGGCAGGTCCCGAGTTGGGAGCTCCCCAAGTAGGCATCGAAGAAAGGGATCTCGCCGAAGGCGCCTCGCTGTACCAAATCGAGACAGGGCAGCACGTGGACGGCGGCGAGGACGGCCGGTGCCGAGCGGACGGCAGCGAGCTGCCCCTGCAGCCGCTCGAGCATTTCGGCGCAGATCTCTTCGTCCCCAGCCCAGGCGTCGCCGCCGGCTGCGGCCGGGTGTGCACCTGCAATGTGGCGGGTGTCCCGCCGCGGCCAGAACACGTGGCCCCGGTCGTAGGCGCGGGTGCCGCGCCAGACGCCGGTCCGGTACACCGGGAGGTCGGCGACGGCGTCGAAGCTGGGATCGCGGAGGCTGAAGTCGTACCAGCCCGGGACGCCGACGATGGCGACGTCGCCCCAGTGCACTGGTTCCAACCCCAAGTAGTCGAAGCCAGCGGCGGCGGCGACGCGGGGGAGGATGGTCTCGAACTTTTCCCGGCTGTGCGCCGTTTCCGCCCTTTGTGGATCGCCTTCGACGAAGAGGTCGTGGTTCCCGGCGAGGTAGAGCCGCAAGGCCGGGATGGCGGCGAGGCGCTCCAGGCTCGCGGCGACGTCGCTGCTTTTCTCCGCCAGGTCGCCGGCGACGAGGAAGACGTCGGGTTTCGCGGCGCGGGCTACTTCGACGAGCGCTCCCAGCAAGTCGTGGTTGCGCGCGGAAAGATCGGTGTGCAGGTCCGAGATATAGGCGAGACGCATCGGCTCACCGCGTGGTTTCGAGGGCGCGGCGCAAAGCGGTGCGGGCGGCCGCTGCCTGCGAGGTCGCTGCCTCCAAGCTGCGCTCGGCGGCAGCGCGGGTTGCGGTCACGAAGTCGGCGTCGTCGGGGTGCTCCAGCGCCGCCAGGTTGATGGCCACGTTGTCGTAGGCGGCCTCGGCGGCGGCAGCGGCGCAGAGCGCGGCGACGCCCGCGTCGGAAACCGAAGCGGGCAAACCGCTCCGCACTGCCGCCACCGCGAGAGCGGCGATGCGTGCCGATTTCTCCAGGACCTGCAGCGGCACCAGGGCGGCACCGCGGGTCGCCTGCCGGCGCGCCGCGTCGCGGGCCGCGATTTCCGCCCCCGTGCTCCGTGGCAGTCGCAAGCTCGCGAGCACGGCGGCGAAGGCGGCGGCGTCCTCATCCACCGCGGCGAGGCAGGCCGCTTTGAGCTCCTGGGCCTCGACGGCCAGCGCTTCGAGCGCCGCACCTGCGGGTTCGGGCGGGCGCGAGGCGTGGGTCAGGTTCGCCACCATCGCTGCCAGTGCGGCACCGAGCGCGCCGCAGAGAGCGGCGACGCTGCCCCCGCCTGGGACGGCACTGTCGCTCGAGAGCTCGTCGACGAAAGTTTCGAGGCTGCTCCGCTGCAGGCGCGCCGCTGCGGCATCGCGCACCCGGTACTCCACCACCTTGGCGGCGGGGTCGAACGGCCCGAGCTCGTCCAGGCCGAGAGAGCGGACAGCGATGTGCACGAGCTCGCGTTCGGGGACACCCGTCGAGCGGCCCTGCTTGCGAAGGTAGTGTTTCCCTGCCGCGAGCAGCGCCGCACGTGGCACCAGTCCGACGATCTCGCTCCCCGTCACCCGCAGGCCGCGACGCGCCGCTTCCTCGCCGGCGGCATCGAAGACCGCATGCAGCGGCGTCACCTGGAGGTGGGTCAGATTGATGGAGATCTGCGCGCGGCCGTATTCCTCGATGTACCAGCCCACCGCCTTGACGTGAGGGAAGCGGCCCGGCTTCTTCACCGGCTCGCCCTGCGCATCGCGGAGCGGCTTGCCGTCCGGACCGCGCTGATTGCGGCCGGCTTCGCGCAGATCGAGGGCGATGTCGTGGGCGAGCTTCTTGTCCCGCGTGTTCAGGTTGATGTTGTAGGCGACGAGGAACTCTCGCGCGCCGATCACCGTGGCCCCGGCGCGGGCGTCGAAGCGGGCGGGGCCGCAATCGGGCTGCCATTCCGGGTCGCGCAACTTGGCTTCGAGACCCTCGTACTCGCCGGCGCGGATGTGGGCGAGATTGCGGCGCTCCGGGCGCGTCGCCGCCTCCTCGTACAAGTACACCGGGATGCCGAGCTCGCGCCCGACGCGCTCCCCCAGACGGCGCGCCAGCTGCACGCAGTCTTCCATGCTCGTGCCCTCGAGGGGCACGAAGGGACAGACATCGGTAGCGCCGAGGCGGGCGTGCTCGCCGTGATGACGGCGCATGTCGATGCGCTCCGCGGCGGTGCGGATGGCGCGGAAGGCTGCTTCCGCCACCGGCTCCGGCGGGCCCACGAAGGTGAAAACGGTGCGGTTCGTCGCTTGCCCCGGATCGACGTCGAGCAGCCCCACGCCCTCCACCGAGGTCACCGCGGTGGCAATGGCGTCGAGGACGGCTCGATCGCGACCTTCGCTGAAATTGGGTACGCACTCGACGAGCTGCATCGCCATCTCCCCGACAGTGCCGCACCTCGCTGCGGCACGAGTTCTGGCGCTTCCCTCGGACAGCGCTTCTCACTCATCGTAGTGGAGGTGTCGCCGTTCCTCAAGCCGACATGCTGACTGGAACCATGAGAGCCATGTCCTGACGCACGGGCGGACGGCGCTGGCTGCTTACGCCGGTGTCCTCGGCGCGGGTGGCGTGTCGCCGGGAGCGAGGTGGGGGAGCACGAACTGCAACACGGTCTCCTCGAGCTCGTCGAGCCTTTCCAGCAAGAGATGGCCCGCGCCCGGGAGGATGGTCATGCGGGCATGCTGGCCGAGCTGCTGCTGCAATGCCGCGAGTGCCGGCACCGGACAATAGGGATCTGCGTCACCGGCGACCAAGAGCACCGGTGTTGCGGTCCCGGTGAGGAAGCCGAAATCAGAATGGAGCAGCGCCGGGGCTACGCCTAAAAGCGCGGTGCCATCGAGGGCTCCGCCCTGCTCCGCTCCCAGCTGGAGCGC
This window encodes:
- a CDS encoding SpoIID/LytB domain-containing protein, whose product is MSAVPHRRQRWLVCLGLGLLGCASRPVPLPTPATPAESTPELPPEPRIRVCIAEAVTSVSFSYAGNVRLRPDASEAQDLAGTGVLAAAVKDGAIQVRRNANALCKSAARLDLEPLDGATRWRVGDTQYRGGLQLVRTGDLLTLVNELPLEEYLRGVVPWEIGKQEPSAAAALEAQAVAARTYAYKRIGRYPEASFDVYDDVTDQVYQGCRREDSLANVAIRATSGLVLRDRDGPIEAYYSSTCGGHTARIEAVWNKPPEAALRGGRDAAADGGSYCAGSRHFRWSESWSGAGLERILQETLPREMGWPVGTPVGALVDLEIVARDESGRVQELRVQTSVATFRVLGDRSRWVLRPRDRAILRSTLFLLEVERQNGAIVRVIAYGGGNGHGVGMCQMGAIEMARRGIGSADILAHYYNGAALVRMY
- a CDS encoding histidine phosphatase family protein encodes the protein MHLVLVRHGSATRGGPWADVDRPLLDEGERQAAQVGRTLSRLGARPARLWTSPAARCRRTGEIIAAALGLEAAQVRVQEELAGGAGAAGILAALSRAATQSEAPWWIVVGHEPDLGMLSRHLLASAHSLRLVFAPGACICLDLEDHGWAPPATLRWALTPEVLALVAATGAEEKQALSGARKRPEDSSEEGQRIP
- a CDS encoding SpoIIE family protein phosphatase, translated to MEFKLTGLIAGTLRSFPIGTGETRIGRSSDLEISLPDRSVSRMHALLRLEGEALVLEDSGSRNGTTVNGVRVRAAQRLQPNDQIAFGNVALSLQVDDQPVQPAFREDVQLDSTFKLNWMELRPSLEKSEGVDLSQVLMDMGEFLVRHQPEEEIFRVCIDTVERVVPFQRACLLLLDNNNQPVLRAARSKGDDPNLQLALSQTMVQTVIQERASLLVHDAQADQRFQQQASVILGKIRSALVAPLFDNTRVIGVLYVDSIEFAQPYNKDHLRHLALLANILAVKITNARLLEMQREKDRMQQEMETARRIQRELLPRAPAAPPGYELRAKLEPSTEVGGDLYDVLPLAGGRFALVLGDVVGHGVGAALLMANALAGVRSLAELCRDPLDLVQRLDAQMYRSTDSMSYVTMFIGFLDPATHRMDYVNAGHESPLILDPGGAVQHLASTGPPVGLLPGAEFQIGTAEIPPGGLFAAWSDGIPEAHVVHEDSQPDMFDDHESVESILVGLQERPLDEIPAEIFDRVDRFLDGAGAPDDRTLLLLRRGA
- the pgl gene encoding 6-phosphogluconolactonase, whose product is MMRCIVLPDVESVEDEATRRLVAAIGKAQAQHGRCALALAGGSTPRGVYRRLAAWPGVDWQRVLVFWGDERAVPPDSPDSNQRLAREALLDQVPIPPSQVHPMPAGSPDLDNAARQYEDLLCSLLGRPPRLDLVLLGLGEDAHTASLFPGSAAAAERARFVVATPAPVIASRLTLTIPALAAADSLLFVVHGASKAWALRQVLHAAPDPLRVPAHALRDAAVTFVVDRAAAGDRSAHGSPS
- a CDS encoding metallophosphoesterase, with amino-acid sequence MRLAYISDLHTDLSARNHDLLGALVEVARAAKPDVFLVAGDLAEKSSDVAASLERLAAIPALRLYLAGNHDLFVEGDPQRAETAHSREKFETILPRVAAAAGFDYLGLEPVHWGDVAIVGVPGWYDFSLRDPSFDAVADLPVYRTGVWRGTRAYDRGHVFWPRRDTRHIAGAHPAAAGGDAWAGDEEICAEMLERLQGQLAAVRSAPAVLAAVHVLPCLDLVQRGAFGEIPFFDAYLGSSQLGTCLEKARNVRVVVSGHLHRVASLERRGIRWLASPVGDARRSPLDLAALARERLGLTEI